The proteins below come from a single uncultured Sunxiuqinia sp. genomic window:
- a CDS encoding MerR family transcriptional regulator, whose translation MNYYNIKDLETLSGIKAHTIRIWEKRYGLLEPQRSTTNIRYYSDNELRKLLNVSMLVKHGYKISKVSNYENGQIQKEVLKLNEKSLPSESMIDQLVMHMVNFDHKSLEDLLLQQINKIGFEETFMENIFPLFEKVGIYWQIGTIFPAQEHFVSNIIRELLIKESSGINNNNSTSTVLFFLKEGEMHEISLLFYHYLALKSGYKTIYLGQNVPFEDLAKMDGVQQFDRIFTAFINGIDEKELENYIAEMHKTFKGKKIFVTGAQISVVKSKLPSNFKLITDTKAFKKYFSSGL comes from the coding sequence ATGAATTACTATAACATAAAAGATCTGGAAACCTTATCAGGTATCAAGGCACATACCATTCGTATATGGGAAAAGCGCTATGGTTTGCTGGAACCACAACGTTCAACAACAAATATTCGCTACTATAGTGATAATGAGCTACGGAAACTACTCAACGTATCGATGTTGGTGAAACATGGCTACAAGATCTCGAAAGTTTCAAACTACGAAAACGGTCAAATTCAGAAGGAAGTGCTGAAACTAAACGAGAAATCGCTTCCATCCGAAAGCATGATTGATCAGCTTGTGATGCATATGGTGAATTTTGATCATAAAAGCCTTGAAGATTTATTACTTCAGCAAATCAACAAGATTGGGTTTGAAGAAACCTTTATGGAAAACATTTTTCCTCTATTTGAAAAAGTTGGTATTTACTGGCAAATTGGAACCATCTTCCCTGCTCAGGAACACTTTGTTTCCAACATCATCCGTGAATTGCTCATCAAAGAAAGCTCAGGAATTAATAATAACAATTCCACTTCTACAGTTTTGTTTTTTCTAAAGGAGGGTGAAATGCACGAAATCAGCTTGTTATTTTATCATTATCTCGCCTTAAAATCGGGCTATAAAACAATTTATCTAGGTCAGAATGTTCCCTTCGAAGATTTGGCCAAAATGGACGGTGTGCAACAGTTCGATCGAATTTTCACTGCTTTCATTAATGGAATCGATGAAAAAGAATTGGAAAACTACATTGCTGAAATGCATAAAACATTTAAAGGCAAGAAAATCTTTGTAACTGGTGCTCAAATCTCCGTGGTTAAATCAAAACTCCCTTCCAACTTTAAATTGATTACTGATACAAAAGCGTTTAAGAAATACTTTAGTAGCGGCTTATAG
- a CDS encoding ribose-5-phosphate isomerase yields the protein MKTIALGTDHAGFLLKEAVKKHLSNKGFRVVDLGTDSEEAVDYADFVIPAAETVAKNKADLGIVFGGSGNGEAIAANKVKGVRCALCWSVQSATLAKQHNNANVIALGGRMVSEELALEIVDRWLVETFEGGRHLRRIQKLHDYESGEK from the coding sequence ATGAAGACGATTGCATTAGGTACCGATCATGCCGGATTTCTCCTAAAAGAAGCGGTAAAAAAACATTTATCAAACAAAGGTTTCCGAGTTGTTGATTTGGGAACCGATTCGGAAGAGGCGGTAGATTATGCTGATTTTGTTATTCCTGCAGCAGAAACTGTTGCCAAAAATAAAGCAGATTTAGGAATTGTTTTTGGCGGAAGTGGAAACGGCGAAGCCATTGCTGCAAACAAAGTAAAGGGGGTGCGTTGTGCATTGTGCTGGAGTGTACAATCAGCTACTTTAGCCAAACAACATAATAATGCGAATGTGATTGCACTGGGTGGTCGGATGGTATCTGAAGAACTGGCTCTTGAAATAGTGGATCGTTGGTTAGTCGAAACCTTTGAGGGCGGTCGCCATTTAAGAAGAATTCAGAAACTACACGACTACGAGTCAGGCGAAAAGTAA